In the Sediminibacter sp. Hel_I_10 genome, one interval contains:
- a CDS encoding pseudouridine synthase has translation MSRHQGTGGKGKSSGTRQSKPLNKKSARGKDNTKDKSVARGNAPIKKTQTSKPTKSNPDEIRLNKYIANSGVCSRRDADMHIAVGSVTVNGKVITEMGYKVKLDDEVRFDGARINPEKKTYVLLNKPKGFATTTSETKGRTVMDLVANATTARIKPIGRLGRNSTGLLLFTNDDAIANKFVNSKNGVIRIFEVELDKNLKYEDFKKIQEGFKVAGKKVEIEEISYIDGAPKSMIGLKIKNTGNSILHTIFDEFGHEIIKVDCVAIGHLTKKDLPRGHWKHLTQQEINTLKML, from the coding sequence ATGAGTAGACATCAAGGAACAGGCGGAAAAGGTAAATCTTCAGGGACAAGACAAAGCAAGCCTTTGAATAAGAAATCGGCTAGAGGGAAAGATAATACTAAAGATAAAAGTGTTGCTCGAGGTAATGCACCTATTAAGAAAACCCAGACTTCTAAGCCTACCAAATCCAATCCTGATGAAATACGATTGAATAAGTATATTGCTAACTCTGGTGTGTGTTCACGTAGGGATGCAGATATGCATATTGCAGTAGGAAGCGTTACTGTTAATGGTAAAGTCATTACAGAAATGGGCTATAAGGTAAAATTAGATGATGAGGTTCGTTTTGATGGTGCGCGCATCAACCCTGAGAAAAAAACCTATGTGCTACTCAATAAACCAAAAGGATTTGCAACTACAACCAGCGAGACTAAAGGCCGTACAGTGATGGATTTGGTTGCTAATGCCACTACTGCGCGTATTAAGCCTATTGGACGTTTAGGCCGAAATTCTACGGGTCTTTTACTATTTACAAATGACGATGCCATTGCCAATAAATTTGTAAACTCTAAAAATGGAGTGATCAGAATTTTCGAAGTTGAATTGGACAAAAATTTAAAGTACGAAGACTTTAAAAAGATTCAAGAAGGATTTAAAGTAGCAGGAAAAAAAGTAGAGATTGAAGAGATTAGCTATATTGATGGAGCGCCAAAATCTATGATCGGACTCAAAATCAAGAATACCGGTAACTCTATTCTGCACACTATTTTTGATGAATTTGGTCATGAAATTATTAAGGTAGATTGTGTTGCCATTGGTCATCTTACCAAAAAGGATCTTCCTAGAGGTCATTGGAAACACCTTACCCAACAAGAGATCAATACCCTAAAAATGCTGTAA